The genomic region TACAATGTATAAAGGACTAGGAGCAAGATTAGAAAGAGCTGTTATTAGTTATTTCTTAGATAAGCATACTTTAGAAAATGGATATGAAGAAGTATTACCACCATATATGGTAAATAGAGATAGCATGACTGGTACAGGTCAATTACCTAAATTTGAAGAAGATGCATTTAAAGTTGAAAATAACGGATATTTCTTAATTCCTACAGCAGAGGTTCCAGTAACTAATATGTATAGAAATGAAACACTAAAGGGAGATGAACTTCCAATAAAACATGTTGCTTATTCAGCTTGTTTTAGAGCAGAAGCTGGATCTGCAGGAAGAGATACTAGAGGACTTATAAGACAACATCAGTTTAATAAGGTAGAATTAGTTAAGTTCTGTAAGCCAGAACAAAGCTATGAAGAGTTAGATAAATTAGTAAAGGATGCAGAATCAGTATTACAAGGACTAGGACTTCCATATAGAATAGTTAGAATATGTAAGGGTGACTTGGGCTTCACAGCAGCATTAAAATATGATTTAGAAGTTTGGATGCCAAGTTATAATAGATATGTTGAGATATCAAGCTGTTCAAACTTTGAGGAATTCCAAGCAAGAAGAGCTAATATCAAGTATAAGGAAACACCAAAGGATAAACCACAATTTGTTCATACATTAAATGGCTCAGGTGTTGCAATTGGAAGAGCAGTTGCTGCGATATTAGAAAATTATCAAAGAGAAGACGGTTCTATAGAAATTCCAGAAGTACTAAGACCATATATGCATTTAGATGAAATAAAAAGAAAATAAAATGTATATAAAAATAAAGGTTTCTGTTTTAATAGAAACCTTTATTTTTTGACATTGATAATTTTGTAGTTAAGTATTATAAATTGTCAAAAAAGTGGTTGACAATATTTTTTTCTGTTGATATAATAAATTTCGTTGCAAGGCTATTATGGAGAGATGGTCGAGCTGGCTTAAGGCACCGGTCTTGAAAACCGGCGTACCTTTACGGGTACCGTGGGTTCAAATCCCACTCTCTCCGCCAAAAACATCTAACAATTTTGTTAGATGTTTTTTTTATAAAAATATAGATATTAATAATCAAGTTGTTTTAAGGTTAGTAGCAATTTATCTATACCTATTTCTTTTAGTTTATATAAATTAATAAAAAATAATTTTAAGGATATAATATAAATGCAATAACAAAAATCA from Clostridium isatidis harbors:
- the serS gene encoding serine--tRNA ligase, with amino-acid sequence MLDLKRIRTNPDEIKKALRNRGEDFQESTIDEILALDEERRKILVEVENLKSKRNQVSAEIPKLKKEGKDVQGIMTEMRELGDKIKELDTKVSEVDSKIEYILLRIPNIPNPQVPEGDSDEDNIEIKKWGEVTKFNFEPKAHWDLGTELDILDFERGGKVAGSRFTMYKGLGARLERAVISYFLDKHTLENGYEEVLPPYMVNRDSMTGTGQLPKFEEDAFKVENNGYFLIPTAEVPVTNMYRNETLKGDELPIKHVAYSACFRAEAGSAGRDTRGLIRQHQFNKVELVKFCKPEQSYEELDKLVKDAESVLQGLGLPYRIVRICKGDLGFTAALKYDLEVWMPSYNRYVEISSCSNFEEFQARRANIKYKETPKDKPQFVHTLNGSGVAIGRAVAAILENYQREDGSIEIPEVLRPYMHLDEIKRK